A single region of the Oncorhynchus kisutch isolate 150728-3 linkage group LG30, Okis_V2, whole genome shotgun sequence genome encodes:
- the LOC109875072 gene encoding protein-L-isoaspartate O-methyltransferase domain-containing protein 1-like isoform X1, translated as MGGAVSAGEDNNDLIDNLKDAQYIRTGRVEQAFRAIDRGDYYLDGYRDNAYKDLAWKHGNIHLSAPCIYSEVMEALKLQQGLSFLNLGSGTGYLSTMVGLIIGPFGVNHGVELHTDVVEYAKEKLDDFIKNSDSFDKFEFCEPIFVVGNCLEISSDSHQYDRIYCGAGVQKDHENYMKILLKVGGILVMPIEDQLIQITRTGQCSWESKNILAVSFAPLVQKNRAEGSKPDAVELPPVTVRSLQDLSRVYIRRTLRDLTNEECPDKGLVQRAPQKRKRRRCRLRRINTYIFVGNQLIPQAMESEEDEQIDQEQHKEDQEQQEAQEKEQQEEEERDIGSVEILKAVNVLRDKIMTLPLPESLKTYLLYYREK; from the exons ATGGGGGGTGCAGTGAGTGCCGGGGAGGACAACAATGATCTGATTGACAACCTGAAGGATGCGCAGTACATCCGTACAGGTCGCGTGGAGCAGGCCTTCAGGGCCATAGACCGCGGGGACTACTACCTGGATGGCTACAG GGACAATGCCTATAAGGACCTGGCGTGGAAGCATGGCAACATCCACCTTTCTGCCCCCTGTATCTACTCTGAGGTGATGGAGGCTCTGAAGCTCCAGCAGGGACTGTCCTTCCTCAATCTGGGCAGTGGGACTGGATACCTCAGCACCATGGTGGGACTCATAATAG GTCCATTTGGTGTGAACCATGGAGTGGAGCTCCATACGGATGTGGTGGAATACGCCAAGGAGAAACTAGATGACTTCATCAAGAATAGTGACAGCTTTGATAA GTTTGAGTTCTGTGAACCCATCTTTGTGGTGGGCAACTGTCTGGAGATCTCGTCAGACAGTCACCAATACGACCGTATCTACTGTGGTGCGGGGGTGCAGAAGGATCATGAAAATTACATGAAAATCCTGCTCAAAGTTGGGGGTATTCTAGTGATGCCTATAGAGGATCAG CTGATACAGATCACCAGGACTGGTCAGTGTTCCTGGGAGAGTAAGAATATCCTGGCCGTGTCATTCGCACCTCTGGTCCAGAAGAACAGAGCTGAGGGAAGCAAGCCTGATGCTGTAGAGCTCC ccccAGTGACAGTCAGGAGCCTTCAGGACCTGTCTCGCGTCTACATCCGCCGCACCCTGCGAGATCTGACCAATGAAGAATGTCCTGACAAAGGTCTGGTGCAGAGGGCGCCCCAGAAACGCAAGCGCAGGCGTTGCCGGCTGCGACGCATTAACACGTACATCTTTGTGGGTAACCAGCTGATCCCCCAAGCCATGGAGAGCGAGGAGGACGAACAGATTGACCAGGAGCAGCACAAGGAGGACCAGGAGCAGCAAGAGGCGCAGGAgaaggagcagcaggaggaggaggagagagacattggCAGCGTTGAGATACTAAAGGCAGTGAATGTGCTGAGAGACAAAATCATGACTTTACCTCTGCCTGAATCGCTGAAGACCTATCTGTTATACTACAGAGAAAAATGA
- the LOC109875072 gene encoding protein-L-isoaspartate O-methyltransferase domain-containing protein 1-like isoform X2, translating into MKILLKVGGILVMPIEDQLIQITRTGQCSWESKNILAVSFAPLVQKNRAEGSKPDAVELPPVTVRSLQDLSRVYIRRTLRDLTNEECPDKGLVQRAPQKRKRRRCRLRRINTYIFVGNQLIPQAMESEEDEQIDQEQHKEDQEQQEAQEKEQQEEEERDIGSVEILKAVNVLRDKIMTLPLPESLKTYLLYYREK; encoded by the exons ATGAAAATCCTGCTCAAAGTTGGGGGTATTCTAGTGATGCCTATAGAGGATCAG CTGATACAGATCACCAGGACTGGTCAGTGTTCCTGGGAGAGTAAGAATATCCTGGCCGTGTCATTCGCACCTCTGGTCCAGAAGAACAGAGCTGAGGGAAGCAAGCCTGATGCTGTAGAGCTCC ccccAGTGACAGTCAGGAGCCTTCAGGACCTGTCTCGCGTCTACATCCGCCGCACCCTGCGAGATCTGACCAATGAAGAATGTCCTGACAAAGGTCTGGTGCAGAGGGCGCCCCAGAAACGCAAGCGCAGGCGTTGCCGGCTGCGACGCATTAACACGTACATCTTTGTGGGTAACCAGCTGATCCCCCAAGCCATGGAGAGCGAGGAGGACGAACAGATTGACCAGGAGCAGCACAAGGAGGACCAGGAGCAGCAAGAGGCGCAGGAgaaggagcagcaggaggaggaggagagagacattggCAGCGTTGAGATACTAAAGGCAGTGAATGTGCTGAGAGACAAAATCATGACTTTACCTCTGCCTGAATCGCTGAAGACCTATCTGTTATACTACAGAGAAAAATGA